Proteins encoded in a region of the Capricornis sumatraensis isolate serow.1 chromosome 12, serow.2, whole genome shotgun sequence genome:
- the CKAP2 gene encoding cytoskeleton-associated protein 2 isoform X2 codes for MLNNRDQRVRTSEGQIQEGKKVLKIKTKMADKENVGRPIGIKNNLTVGKNCIPLKPSNELTNSTIATDPPNSEDNNQTLPLLPVKDDPQGQHRTLSQTFHLKNNSKKNPVITEKPKHDANVPKKPVLGAYRGQIVQSKINSFRKPLQVKYESSATTKKLPATISKATKPQPGDVSSVTVKSDRASHMTSATKFASTTSQIRHLVRPPIRSQHSKAQDAMKPGNSRMSANVTVRKGPREKELNTVLSGIKTSSSQDMKGDKTLSKSMAAGMAARPASSSNTKLIEKSKSAEQRRHTMVKAAVDSRWTQPKETAEERKARLSEWKAGKGRILKRPPSSAVTRPEPETQNEQPVGSFWTTMAEEDEQRLFTEKVNKTFSECLNLINEGCPKEEVLVTLNDLIRNIPDAKKLVKYWICLAHIESLTSPIENIIAIYEKAILAGAQPIEEMRHTIVDILTKKSQEKLKFGENIEETCAAKEEIQEAHTDTGVDLEPEKLEMENKHPRNVVFQDCEKEEDDKVKDPTSDVKTPSTNTRAGCLIKYNVSTTPYLQSVKKKMQFDETNSAYKELKFLTPVRRSRRLQEKTSKLPDMLKDHYPCVSSLEQLTELGRETDAFVCRPNTALCRMFSEHDPTEEE; via the exons ATCAGAGAGTCAGGACATCTGAAGGCCAGAtccaagaagggaaaaaagttctgaaaataaagacaaaaatg GCTGATAAAGAGAATGTCGGTAGACCTATCGGgatcaaaaataatttaacagtGGGAAAAAACTGTATTCCTTTAAAACCTTCTAATGAATTAACCAATTCAACCATAGCCACGGATCCACCTAATTCTGAGGATAATAATCAAACTCTGCCATTGTTACCAGTTAAAGATGACCCCCAAGGTCAACATAGAACATTAAGCCAAACATTTCACCttaaaaacaacagtaaaaaaaacCCAGTGATTACAGAAAAACCAAAGCACGATGCTAACGTGCCCAAGAAACCTGTGCTTGGAGCATATCGTGGCCAAATTGTTCAGTCTAAGATTAATTCCTTTAGAAAACCATTGCAAGTCAAATATGAGAGTTCTGCAACAACCAAGAAACTCCCAGCGACTATCTCTAAAGCCACAAAGCCTCAGCCTGGAGACGTCAGCAGCGTAACAGTGAAAAGTGATAGAGCCTCACATATGACATCTGCCACTAAATTTGCAAGCACTACATCTCAGATCCGACACCTTGTGCGACCTCCTATTAGAAGTCAGCACAGTAAAGCCCAGGACGCCATGAAACCGGGCAACAGCAGGATGTCAGCCAATGTCACAGTTCGGAAAGGGCCTCGAGAGAAAGAGTTAAATACAGTTTTGTCTGGCATCAAGACCAGTTCTTCACAGGACATGAAAGGAGATAAGACACTATCAAAAAGCATGGCAGCTGGAATGGCAGCCAGGCCTGCTTCATCTTCTAATACTAAACTGATAGAAAAGTCAAAGAGCGCTGAGCAGCGCAGACACACTATGGTGAAAGCTGCTGTTGACAGTAGATGGACTCAGCCCAAAGAAACTGCGGAGGAGAGAAA AGCTCGTTTGAGTGAGTGGAAAGCTGGCAAAGGAAGAATTCTGAAGCGTCCTCCGAGCTCAGCAGTTACCCGGCCTGAGCCCGAAACACAAAATGAACAACCTGTTGGATCCTTCTGGACTACCATGGCAGAAGAAGATGAGCAACGACTGTTTACCGAAAAAGTGAACAAGACATTTTCCGAATGCCTGAACCTGATTAATGAG GGGTGCCCAAAAGAAGAAGTATTAGTTACACTAAATGACCTGATTAGAAATATTCCGGATGCCAAAAAGCTTGTTAAATATTGGATATGCCTTGCACATATTGAATCACTCACAAGTCCTATTGAAAATATTATCGCAATCTATGAGAAGGCCATTCTGGCAGGAGCTCAG cccATCGAAGAGATGCGACATACAATTGTTGACATTCTGACAAAGAAGAGTCAAGAAAAACTTAAATTTG GAGAAAATATTGAGGAGACTTGTGCAGCCAAAGAAGAAATCCAAGAAGCCCACACTGATACAGGTGTTGATCTAGAACcagaaaaactggaaatggaaaataAGCATCCTAGAAATGTGGTGTTTCAAGACTGTGAGAAAGAGGAAGATGACAAAGTAAAAGACCCAACCAGTGATGTTAAAACCCCAAGTACAAACACTAGGGCAGGTTGCTTAATTAAATATAACGTGTCTACTACGCCATACTTGCAAag tGTAAAAAAGAAGATGCAGTTTGATGAAACAAATTCAGCATATAAAGAGCTAAAGTTTCTAACACCAGTTAGACGTTCTCGACGTCTTCAAGAGAAGACTTCTAAATTGCCAGATATGTTAAAAGACCATTATCCTTGCGTGTCTTCGTTGGAACAGTTAACAGAGTTGGGACGTGAAACTGATGCTTTCGTGTGCCGCCCCAACACAGCCCTGTGCAGAATGTTCTCTGAACATGACCCAACAGAAGAGGAGTGA
- the CKAP2 gene encoding cytoskeleton-associated protein 2 isoform X1 — MSTPAIPQGLQLNPSQRAQSAFREQRRQKLKEHLLKRKTSFACKQENQMLLSDGDQRVRTSEGQIQEGKKVLKIKTKMADKENVGRPIGIKNNLTVGKNCIPLKPSNELTNSTIATDPPNSEDNNQTLPLLPVKDDPQGQHRTLSQTFHLKNNSKKNPVITEKPKHDANVPKKPVLGAYRGQIVQSKINSFRKPLQVKYESSATTKKLPATISKATKPQPGDVSSVTVKSDRASHMTSATKFASTTSQIRHLVRPPIRSQHSKAQDAMKPGNSRMSANVTVRKGPREKELNTVLSGIKTSSSQDMKGDKTLSKSMAAGMAARPASSSNTKLIEKSKSAEQRRHTMVKAAVDSRWTQPKETAEERKARLSEWKAGKGRILKRPPSSAVTRPEPETQNEQPVGSFWTTMAEEDEQRLFTEKVNKTFSECLNLINEGCPKEEVLVTLNDLIRNIPDAKKLVKYWICLAHIESLTSPIENIIAIYEKAILAGAQPIEEMRHTIVDILTKKSQEKLKFGENIEETCAAKEEIQEAHTDTGVDLEPEKLEMENKHPRNVVFQDCEKEEDDKVKDPTSDVKTPSTNTRAGCLIKYNVSTTPYLQSVKKKMQFDETNSAYKELKFLTPVRRSRRLQEKTSKLPDMLKDHYPCVSSLEQLTELGRETDAFVCRPNTALCRMFSEHDPTEEE, encoded by the exons tgatggaGATCAGAGAGTCAGGACATCTGAAGGCCAGAtccaagaagggaaaaaagttctgaaaataaagacaaaaatg GCTGATAAAGAGAATGTCGGTAGACCTATCGGgatcaaaaataatttaacagtGGGAAAAAACTGTATTCCTTTAAAACCTTCTAATGAATTAACCAATTCAACCATAGCCACGGATCCACCTAATTCTGAGGATAATAATCAAACTCTGCCATTGTTACCAGTTAAAGATGACCCCCAAGGTCAACATAGAACATTAAGCCAAACATTTCACCttaaaaacaacagtaaaaaaaacCCAGTGATTACAGAAAAACCAAAGCACGATGCTAACGTGCCCAAGAAACCTGTGCTTGGAGCATATCGTGGCCAAATTGTTCAGTCTAAGATTAATTCCTTTAGAAAACCATTGCAAGTCAAATATGAGAGTTCTGCAACAACCAAGAAACTCCCAGCGACTATCTCTAAAGCCACAAAGCCTCAGCCTGGAGACGTCAGCAGCGTAACAGTGAAAAGTGATAGAGCCTCACATATGACATCTGCCACTAAATTTGCAAGCACTACATCTCAGATCCGACACCTTGTGCGACCTCCTATTAGAAGTCAGCACAGTAAAGCCCAGGACGCCATGAAACCGGGCAACAGCAGGATGTCAGCCAATGTCACAGTTCGGAAAGGGCCTCGAGAGAAAGAGTTAAATACAGTTTTGTCTGGCATCAAGACCAGTTCTTCACAGGACATGAAAGGAGATAAGACACTATCAAAAAGCATGGCAGCTGGAATGGCAGCCAGGCCTGCTTCATCTTCTAATACTAAACTGATAGAAAAGTCAAAGAGCGCTGAGCAGCGCAGACACACTATGGTGAAAGCTGCTGTTGACAGTAGATGGACTCAGCCCAAAGAAACTGCGGAGGAGAGAAA AGCTCGTTTGAGTGAGTGGAAAGCTGGCAAAGGAAGAATTCTGAAGCGTCCTCCGAGCTCAGCAGTTACCCGGCCTGAGCCCGAAACACAAAATGAACAACCTGTTGGATCCTTCTGGACTACCATGGCAGAAGAAGATGAGCAACGACTGTTTACCGAAAAAGTGAACAAGACATTTTCCGAATGCCTGAACCTGATTAATGAG GGGTGCCCAAAAGAAGAAGTATTAGTTACACTAAATGACCTGATTAGAAATATTCCGGATGCCAAAAAGCTTGTTAAATATTGGATATGCCTTGCACATATTGAATCACTCACAAGTCCTATTGAAAATATTATCGCAATCTATGAGAAGGCCATTCTGGCAGGAGCTCAG cccATCGAAGAGATGCGACATACAATTGTTGACATTCTGACAAAGAAGAGTCAAGAAAAACTTAAATTTG GAGAAAATATTGAGGAGACTTGTGCAGCCAAAGAAGAAATCCAAGAAGCCCACACTGATACAGGTGTTGATCTAGAACcagaaaaactggaaatggaaaataAGCATCCTAGAAATGTGGTGTTTCAAGACTGTGAGAAAGAGGAAGATGACAAAGTAAAAGACCCAACCAGTGATGTTAAAACCCCAAGTACAAACACTAGGGCAGGTTGCTTAATTAAATATAACGTGTCTACTACGCCATACTTGCAAag tGTAAAAAAGAAGATGCAGTTTGATGAAACAAATTCAGCATATAAAGAGCTAAAGTTTCTAACACCAGTTAGACGTTCTCGACGTCTTCAAGAGAAGACTTCTAAATTGCCAGATATGTTAAAAGACCATTATCCTTGCGTGTCTTCGTTGGAACAGTTAACAGAGTTGGGACGTGAAACTGATGCTTTCGTGTGCCGCCCCAACACAGCCCTGTGCAGAATGTTCTCTGAACATGACCCAACAGAAGAGGAGTGA